The following proteins are co-located in the Triticum aestivum cultivar Chinese Spring chromosome 1A, IWGSC CS RefSeq v2.1, whole genome shotgun sequence genome:
- the LOC123070339 gene encoding uncharacterized protein — MIWIQPEDPKQLTRIFSSLRDVYIYNVFAECDLNWTFFILKAAPSLKNFYLSRHSCEPNKFEDIAKKTDLVWETSSFKHLNLKLLFMKGFSEDEKVMNYIRLVMKRSMGLKRIELHDKDPCEECKAISPECLRFPVDESSKRRIKEQLTYGFSLDVEIIMG; from the exons ATG ATCTGGATTCAACCGGAAGATCCTAAACAGCTCACACGTATATTCAGTAGCCTTAGAGATGTTTATATCTACAATGTCTTTGCTGAGTGTGATTTGAATTGGACATTCTTTATCCTTAAAGCTGCACCTTCACTGAAGAACTTCTAT TTATCTCGACACTCTTGTGAACCCAACAAGTTTGAGGATATTGCCAAGAAGACCGACTTGGTGTGGGAAACCTCCAGTTTCAAGCATTTGAACTTGAAGCTGCTGTTCATGAAAGGGTTTTCGGAGGATGAGAAGGTGATGAACTATATAAGACTTGTCATGAAAAGATCTATGGGCTTGAAGAGAATCGAACTGCATGATAAAGACCCATGTGAGGAGTGCAAAGCCATATCCCCCGAGTGTTTAAGGTTTCCTGTGGATGAATCTAGCAAGCGTCGGATTAAGGAGCAACTCACATATGGATTCTCCTTAGATGTGGAGATAATAATGGGATGA